Proteins encoded by one window of Corynebacterium amycolatum:
- a CDS encoding Asp23/Gls24 family envelope stress response protein: MADNTKNTAKSTQATQAGSDSANKGTGHGHTSIDDSVVSKIAGIATREVSGVYDLGGGMDRFAGSVREFVSGGSANVSQGIAVEVGERQAAVDVTIIAEYGVAIHELAEAIRQNVISSVERMTGLEVTEVNVDVSDVHTDYQTPQEREEEAAKQREEQRKAIAAANEPKEQPRVQ; the protein is encoded by the coding sequence ATGGCTGACAACACAAAGAACACTGCTAAGAGCACCCAGGCGACTCAGGCTGGCTCGGACTCCGCGAATAAGGGAACCGGCCACGGCCACACTTCTATCGACGACAGTGTCGTCTCCAAGATTGCAGGCATCGCTACCCGCGAGGTCTCCGGTGTCTATGACCTTGGTGGTGGCATGGATCGCTTCGCTGGTTCCGTCCGTGAGTTTGTCTCCGGCGGCAGCGCCAACGTGTCCCAGGGAATTGCCGTTGAGGTCGGCGAGCGCCAGGCTGCAGTGGACGTCACCATCATTGCTGAGTACGGCGTTGCCATCCATGAGCTGGCAGAGGCTATCCGTCAGAACGTCATTAGCTCCGTTGAGCGTATGACTGGCCTCGAGGTCACTGAAGTCAATGTTGATGTTTCCGATGTTCACACCGACTACCAGACCCCGCAGGAGCGCGAAGAAGAGGCCGCTAAGCAGCGCGAAGAGCAGCGCAAGGCCATCGCGGCTGCTAACGAGCCCAAGGAGCAGCCACGCGTTCAGTAG
- a CDS encoding class F sortase yields the protein MTDQFGSDEAGQEPGNAPGYEPGIEPETDTGALDHVDAFDQDEDQADGHVEDLQDVPWWKQPRMYIAAIALIGVIALLVIGQLNRNDSALEGAQENLPTPAQGSRGAVHEMEMLIDGKSAPIDFVQLTDQGSLIPPTDVSRLGWYSASAIPGEEGAAGSSVITGHVNEVDQGDGYAARFADLRAGDTVTVKVDGESRDFTVSHDPIQVVKGARMPEAVNDAVGENRLVLITCGGEFVGGTLGYADNIIVEATPVR from the coding sequence ATGACTGATCAGTTTGGCTCGGACGAGGCCGGACAGGAACCTGGAAACGCACCAGGTTACGAACCGGGCATCGAACCGGAAACCGATACCGGCGCACTCGACCACGTTGATGCGTTTGACCAGGACGAAGACCAGGCCGACGGCCATGTCGAAGACCTGCAGGACGTGCCGTGGTGGAAGCAGCCAAGGATGTATATCGCCGCTATCGCATTAATCGGCGTTATCGCTCTGCTGGTTATTGGCCAACTGAACCGCAATGATTCGGCGCTCGAAGGTGCGCAGGAGAATCTGCCCACTCCAGCACAGGGTTCTCGGGGAGCTGTGCACGAGATGGAGATGCTCATTGATGGTAAGTCGGCTCCGATTGATTTCGTTCAGCTGACTGATCAGGGATCTCTGATTCCGCCGACGGATGTTTCACGCCTTGGCTGGTACTCAGCTTCCGCGATTCCCGGTGAGGAAGGTGCTGCTGGTTCGTCCGTCATTACCGGCCACGTCAATGAGGTGGACCAGGGTGATGGCTACGCTGCACGTTTCGCTGACCTGAGGGCTGGAGACACTGTCACGGTGAAGGTGGATGGCGAAAGCCGCGACTTCACCGTCAGCCACGATCCGATTCAGGTGGTCAAGGGCGCTCGGATGCCCGAGGCCGTCAACGATGCAGTTGGTGAGAACCGCTTGGTTCTCATTACCTGCGGAGGCGAGTTCGTCGGCGGCACGTTGGGATACGCAGACAACATCATCGTCGAGGCCACCCCGGTGCGCTAA
- a CDS encoding SpaA isopeptide-forming pilin-related protein: protein MNKSLTSPWNRIAAFLAACALVSVMGAVGANDANAARIVGHQDAPGVLAKSGTDIVRITLSPGNPDDDNSPASGSISGVTVHLERLKGVSPSSPQDREKVEKATAAELAAWPKDLHFSQVTDENGSVKFSDLPQGIYLVTSTAPNDSYREINPFLVSVPFYGLDYDSTPVEGVIVAKSHKPGETPPPSTPPTTPPKTPPTTPPATPPTTPGTSTPPKTPPTTPGEPGTSTTTSTTSTPPDEPGTSTPSGSSGSSSSSGSSGESGSLALTGVQVAGLVAAAAALIGGGFVIIAASKKNSESGKN, encoded by the coding sequence ATGAATAAATCTTTGACATCCCCCTGGAACCGGATAGCTGCGTTCTTAGCTGCCTGCGCTCTGGTTTCAGTAATGGGTGCAGTTGGCGCGAATGACGCCAACGCGGCCAGAATTGTTGGGCATCAGGATGCCCCGGGCGTTTTAGCAAAGAGCGGCACGGACATTGTGCGAATTACCTTGAGCCCAGGAAACCCGGACGATGATAATTCGCCAGCTTCGGGTTCTATTTCTGGTGTGACCGTCCATCTGGAGCGCCTCAAGGGAGTCTCGCCGTCTAGTCCGCAGGACCGCGAGAAGGTTGAAAAGGCCACTGCCGCTGAGCTTGCGGCGTGGCCGAAAGACCTTCACTTTAGCCAGGTCACTGATGAAAACGGCTCCGTGAAGTTCAGCGATCTGCCGCAGGGTATCTACCTCGTTACCTCGACTGCGCCGAACGACAGCTACCGGGAAATTAATCCCTTCCTAGTATCGGTGCCGTTCTATGGGCTGGATTATGACTCCACTCCGGTAGAGGGAGTCATTGTGGCGAAGTCGCATAAGCCGGGGGAGACGCCACCACCGTCGACACCTCCGACAACCCCGCCGAAGACTCCGCCAACGACGCCGCCGGCAACACCGCCGACAACTCCGGGGACATCGACGCCGCCGAAGACTCCGCCGACCACTCCGGGGGAACCGGGAACTTCGACGACCACTTCGACTACCTCCACGCCACCTGATGAACCTGGTACCTCGACGCCTTCGGGCTCTTCGGGTTCATCCTCAAGCTCGGGAAGTAGCGGAGAATCCGGCTCCTTGGCGCTCACCGGTGTGCAGGTAGCAGGGCTGGTAGCTGCCGCTGCAGCACTAATCGGTGGAGGATTCGTCATTATCGCCGCTAGCAAGAAGAACTCAGAAAGTGGGAAGAACTAA
- a CDS encoding class C sortase has product MTRDASADQPDQPEQAKKNSMVLPAILVIVGLLVMLYPVVSTALNNYGTSKAAKEFAKLEKSVPQEVKDEQWERAHSYNERQTTGPILDPWLNEVNDHNPEYAAYLDQLNATDVMARLIFPEIQADLPIYHGTSDEVLAKGLGHLYGSDLPVGGVGTHSIITGHTGLTNVTLFDNLRKAKEGDAFYIQVAGHKLKYEIDQIKVVLPHETDDLRPVEGQDYITLITCTPYGINTHRLLVRGHQVPMDPSESKIFDQTHGAGWQWWMYALLVAVLVLGTGFAWWLWRQRLDADEELDDDAENADVETADGDADSDGLADGSESASEDNNNTSWWENDNE; this is encoded by the coding sequence CTGACGCGGGACGCATCAGCTGACCAGCCTGATCAGCCTGAGCAGGCGAAGAAGAACAGTATGGTTCTCCCCGCAATTCTGGTGATTGTGGGTTTGCTTGTGATGCTGTACCCGGTTGTCTCCACGGCATTGAACAACTACGGCACCTCTAAGGCGGCTAAAGAGTTCGCCAAGTTGGAAAAGTCCGTACCCCAAGAAGTTAAAGATGAACAGTGGGAACGCGCTCATTCTTACAATGAGCGCCAGACCACCGGCCCGATTCTGGACCCGTGGCTTAACGAAGTTAATGACCACAACCCCGAGTACGCCGCTTATCTCGATCAGCTAAACGCTACGGATGTGATGGCGCGTTTGATCTTCCCAGAGATTCAGGCCGATCTGCCGATTTACCACGGCACCAGCGATGAGGTGCTCGCCAAGGGGCTCGGACACCTATACGGGTCCGATCTTCCAGTCGGCGGTGTTGGAACCCACTCCATCATTACCGGTCACACCGGACTTACTAACGTAACGCTCTTCGATAACCTGCGGAAAGCAAAAGAGGGAGACGCCTTCTATATCCAGGTCGCTGGTCACAAGCTGAAGTACGAGATTGATCAAATCAAGGTTGTACTTCCGCATGAGACCGATGATCTTCGTCCCGTTGAAGGCCAGGACTACATCACCCTCATCACTTGCACTCCTTACGGAATTAACACGCATCGTTTGCTAGTGCGTGGGCACCAAGTGCCGATGGATCCGTCGGAAAGCAAAATCTTCGACCAAACGCACGGAGCTGGATGGCAGTGGTGGATGTACGCCCTGCTTGTAGCGGTACTTGTGCTTGGTACGGGCTTTGCGTGGTGGCTCTGGCGCCAGCGCCTCGACGCCGACGAAGAGCTTGACGACGACGCCGAGAACGCGGACGTCGAGACTGCTGATGGCGACGCAGACAGCGATGGACTCGCTGACGGCAGCGAATCAGCGTCCGAGGATAATAACAACACTTCGTGGTGGGAAAACGACAATGAATAA
- a CDS encoding trypsin-like serine protease, whose protein sequence is MNRPSWIFTVTAIITATTGLPAYAATINQGDPVVIIHADGPQASVCTAGYVDKTNSQIYTAGHCGQEGDTVTDGTFQKIGVFQPSPTYDHSLDTGNDIGVVSLDDPATAGENSYSGDSTLSPTDVQTGETVCIYGNTTGRVSCGLAADREAYQIEDNALQVQNVHAQRGDSGGPVWVPEKGAVGVVSTNWNIIDGNGQQLGSYITANSPW, encoded by the coding sequence ATGAATAGACCTTCATGGATTTTCACTGTCACTGCCATTATCACGGCTACAACCGGACTACCGGCCTACGCGGCCACCATCAACCAAGGCGATCCAGTTGTCATCATTCACGCTGATGGACCGCAAGCTAGTGTCTGTACAGCCGGCTATGTCGACAAGACCAACTCTCAGATCTACACAGCAGGTCATTGTGGGCAAGAAGGAGACACGGTGACGGATGGGACCTTTCAGAAAATTGGAGTATTCCAACCGTCTCCCACCTATGACCATTCACTAGATACAGGGAACGACATTGGAGTTGTCTCGCTTGACGACCCCGCTACTGCCGGTGAGAATTCGTATTCGGGCGATTCGACTCTATCCCCCACAGATGTTCAAACTGGCGAGACGGTCTGCATTTACGGAAACACTACGGGGAGAGTTTCCTGCGGTTTAGCCGCTGATCGAGAGGCATACCAAATCGAGGACAACGCTCTACAGGTTCAGAACGTACACGCTCAACGCGGCGATTCCGGTGGCCCTGTATGGGTTCCGGAAAAAGGTGCTGTTGGCGTTGTATCGACTAATTGGAACATCATCGATGGGAACGGGCAGCAGCTTGGCTCCTATATCACCGCTAATTCACCCTGGTAA
- a CDS encoding SpaH/EbpB family LPXTG-anchored major pilin codes for MNKGAKGSLTIHKFGNPTSEGQPSGTEADVEDVQKNGGQKLEGVGFTVYKINKTADGTTDIDVTTNEGLLAASKLKASDFSQGAALKGDLPTGVLSEVGSGVTGPDGKWNVGTDLPLGAYLVVETSPKEGYDPAVPFIAFVPMTSNGKVGEETQGTTWNYDVHAFPKNYKDEEPDKTVKDKDQNAGDENLVYTVTGTARQLKPNTERTQFQITDQIDPKLEITDVKVTVAGQEIQPTQDVDGKFFEGNKVDVDLKPEIAKTLNAGDKVVVTITTKLKPQFENATDIAPNTGLVFQNNPDGTENDTPKETPEVKTYWGGLQFKKVDGDRKGLEGAEFQIVRQEAGKQCSEIDTKKKDSWTPVNGQQGGEVKTTFVSDQDGTVKITGLHVNDFEDNAVVDNDKQSHYCLIETKAPKGKELLPEALEFKLVATETSPERVYKLASVQVGANEGEVVNSDDTTPNLPMTGGAGVGILAAIGAAIVAAGAWFARRGSKN; via the coding sequence GTGAATAAGGGCGCCAAGGGCTCGCTCACCATCCACAAGTTCGGTAACCCGACCAGCGAAGGCCAGCCGTCTGGTACCGAAGCTGACGTCGAGGATGTTCAGAAAAACGGTGGCCAGAAGCTTGAAGGTGTCGGCTTCACCGTTTACAAGATCAACAAGACTGCGGATGGCACTACCGACATCGATGTCACCACTAACGAGGGCCTGCTGGCTGCTTCGAAGCTGAAGGCATCTGACTTCTCTCAGGGCGCAGCTCTTAAGGGTGACCTGCCTACGGGTGTCCTGTCGGAGGTTGGATCCGGTGTGACCGGCCCAGACGGCAAGTGGAACGTTGGCACGGATTTGCCTCTCGGTGCTTACCTGGTTGTTGAGACTTCCCCGAAGGAAGGCTACGACCCGGCTGTTCCGTTCATCGCTTTCGTTCCGATGACCAGCAATGGCAAGGTTGGCGAAGAGACTCAGGGCACCACCTGGAACTACGACGTTCACGCATTCCCGAAGAACTACAAGGACGAAGAGCCGGACAAGACCGTCAAGGACAAGGACCAGAACGCTGGTGATGAAAACCTGGTCTACACCGTCACAGGTACTGCTCGCCAGCTGAAGCCGAACACGGAGCGCACCCAGTTCCAGATCACTGACCAGATTGACCCGAAGCTGGAAATCACCGACGTGAAGGTGACAGTCGCTGGCCAGGAGATCCAGCCGACGCAGGATGTTGATGGGAAGTTCTTCGAGGGCAACAAGGTCGACGTCGACCTGAAACCAGAAATTGCAAAGACTCTCAATGCTGGTGACAAGGTCGTCGTTACCATCACCACCAAGCTGAAGCCGCAGTTCGAGAACGCTACCGACATCGCACCGAACACCGGTTTGGTCTTCCAGAACAACCCAGACGGTACCGAGAACGACACTCCGAAGGAGACTCCGGAGGTCAAGACCTACTGGGGCGGCCTGCAGTTCAAGAAGGTCGATGGCGACCGCAAGGGTCTGGAAGGCGCTGAGTTCCAGATTGTCCGTCAGGAGGCTGGCAAGCAGTGCTCCGAGATTGACACCAAGAAGAAGGACTCCTGGACTCCGGTAAACGGTCAGCAGGGTGGCGAGGTTAAGACCACCTTCGTCTCCGACCAGGACGGTACCGTCAAGATCACCGGTCTCCACGTCAATGACTTCGAAGACAACGCCGTGGTTGACAACGACAAGCAGTCTCACTACTGCCTGATTGAGACCAAGGCTCCGAAGGGCAAGGAGCTGCTGCCGGAGGCACTCGAGTTCAAGCTGGTTGCTACCGAGACTTCCCCGGAGCGCGTCTACAAGCTGGCTTCCGTCCAGGTCGGCGCTAACGAGGGTGAGGTTGTTAACTCCGACGACACCACCCCGAACCTGCCGATGACCGGTGGCGCCGGTGTTGGCATCCTGGCTGCTATCGGTGCAGCTATCGTCGCAGCTGGTGCATGGTTCGCCCGCCGCGGTTCCAAGAACTAA
- a CDS encoding SpaA isopeptide-forming pilin-related protein: MFSTTFRLPDSMRTALRMFLAALLAVALVVSGQAFAPNAPQAQAQTEVIPTSPPKYEFKKIKVTPKPGDAKFEFTIDTDATIDSLQLNVGGSESIQTYRLSINGRMIPAQFDQNLPTSDARRAPVEVVHSGLNQTVKAGDKINLELWINNRVATGSVSLTLRGTTAGSTEPTEPSQPTDPSTDPTEPTQPTEPTEPTEPTEPEDPEPGTITPAEPTLVDPATAPECVEKAYINIPDTKGVDYYLNAKKAPAGPHVYEQNKPGTVKVTAVAQPGFKLAPNARTEWTFNLSGEVKDCSDSSEDPKPPAVEGRHFDAIGHEFAVKADPVDPKKPNAFTAKVTEESHMKYATVRIETDATFLDPQKYNLTLDQIEPGVTLQKRNVNIGNGFITMDVVPVKDGKPVDSAVVPKDAVFTFTNNLSQNKNLKVTLDVYGEKKDTPKPPEVISPPDGAKWVQGRVPNPPMPQRCGLRIAVVADLSTSLRYADTDGFEASKKAANAFIDSLQGTPAELGIYNFASGGPANQAGTTHGQNPPYISMLSEQGVQRAKDVVKNWSYNANNSATNWEAGLKQVKDNDYDVVYFITDGMPTTSSTIKSKGIGGEFVQASALNDAIKAANELKAAGTRVVPLMVDLTLGGRSSQRPVVTNDLVLKDAKRIAWTADPGQDPGLYYKIRSDHPQARHANYIGTDTLVNLKMAYDAAGSQTLQVFERLPNGGQETVTRNQSRWTYGTRDVKTMGEDISGAGDTVRVSNYSKLAEQMKTIAQDVITRCNGVVKVKKRIVDENGKVLEDGAPGWEFTLSAKNNVISSGNGPLVHQSMKVTSGSESDKGTASWNIESEREQSLVLAETQKQGFTLFRRGDTLDSTGDFNAVCTQTRDGKTSPLKVENVGEFGFRVKMSESNKVLSSISCVVDNYEAPDTKPGKLTLEKAEYVDGEGVKILPGLGGATFDIYPSAGGQPDHSGGPVYTITPDQKSIEITETGTFYLVETMAPAGLSLLPEPVAFEISIDQETKEYTVSVVGGSSPLIKAEGSGELMIMQVTDTKTGKLPKTGGNGVLLWTLFGAVIASCGWFWTRRQQS, translated from the coding sequence ATGTTTTCGACAACATTCCGCTTGCCGGATTCAATGCGAACTGCGCTTCGCATGTTCTTGGCCGCTTTGCTGGCGGTAGCTCTCGTTGTCAGCGGTCAGGCTTTTGCGCCCAACGCGCCACAGGCACAGGCGCAGACGGAGGTCATTCCGACGTCTCCGCCAAAGTATGAGTTTAAGAAGATCAAGGTGACTCCGAAACCGGGCGATGCAAAATTCGAGTTCACTATTGATACTGACGCGACGATTGACAGCCTTCAGCTCAATGTCGGTGGCTCAGAGTCGATTCAAACTTATCGATTGAGCATTAATGGCAGGATGATTCCAGCCCAGTTCGACCAGAATCTACCGACTAGTGACGCGCGACGGGCACCAGTGGAAGTTGTGCACAGTGGGTTAAATCAAACGGTGAAAGCGGGCGATAAAATTAACTTAGAGTTATGGATCAATAATAGGGTAGCAACGGGCAGCGTATCTCTGACTCTTCGCGGCACTACCGCAGGTTCGACTGAGCCCACCGAACCAAGTCAGCCAACCGACCCGTCAACTGACCCGACGGAGCCTACCCAGCCGACAGAGCCAACTGAGCCCACCGAGCCCACCGAGCCGGAGGATCCGGAGCCGGGAACGATAACTCCAGCAGAACCGACTCTTGTCGACCCTGCTACTGCGCCGGAGTGCGTGGAGAAGGCTTACATCAATATCCCGGACACCAAGGGTGTTGATTACTACCTCAACGCAAAAAAGGCACCAGCTGGCCCCCATGTCTACGAGCAGAACAAGCCGGGTACGGTCAAGGTCACTGCAGTAGCGCAGCCAGGGTTTAAGCTTGCCCCGAACGCGCGTACCGAGTGGACCTTCAACCTAAGCGGCGAGGTAAAAGACTGCTCAGATTCTTCTGAAGACCCCAAGCCACCGGCTGTCGAAGGGCGCCACTTTGATGCCATCGGCCACGAGTTTGCAGTTAAAGCTGACCCAGTAGATCCGAAGAAGCCCAACGCCTTTACGGCTAAGGTGACTGAGGAATCTCACATGAAGTACGCAACGGTGCGTATCGAGACTGACGCGACTTTCTTGGATCCACAGAAGTACAACCTCACCCTGGACCAGATCGAGCCTGGTGTGACTTTGCAGAAACGAAACGTCAATATTGGCAACGGCTTCATCACTATGGACGTTGTTCCGGTGAAGGATGGCAAGCCGGTTGATTCTGCCGTTGTGCCGAAGGATGCGGTATTCACCTTTACCAATAATCTCTCGCAGAACAAGAATTTGAAGGTCACTCTTGATGTCTACGGAGAGAAAAAGGACACACCAAAACCACCCGAAGTCATCTCCCCACCAGATGGAGCTAAGTGGGTGCAGGGGCGAGTCCCTAACCCCCCGATGCCGCAGCGTTGTGGCCTGCGCATTGCTGTAGTAGCAGACCTTTCGACATCGCTCCGTTACGCAGATACTGATGGTTTCGAAGCATCTAAAAAGGCCGCGAATGCATTTATCGATTCCCTGCAGGGCACCCCAGCCGAGCTCGGCATCTATAACTTCGCAAGTGGCGGTCCGGCTAATCAGGCTGGAACGACACACGGTCAGAACCCACCATATATTTCAATGCTGTCGGAGCAGGGCGTCCAGCGAGCAAAGGACGTAGTTAAGAACTGGAGCTATAACGCAAATAACAGTGCTACGAACTGGGAAGCGGGCCTGAAGCAGGTCAAGGATAACGACTACGACGTGGTGTACTTCATCACTGATGGTATGCCCACGACCTCCTCGACAATCAAGAGCAAGGGCATCGGTGGTGAATTCGTTCAGGCTAGTGCTCTCAACGACGCAATCAAAGCAGCCAACGAACTCAAAGCTGCCGGTACCCGTGTTGTGCCGCTCATGGTCGACCTGACTCTTGGCGGGCGAAGCAGCCAACGCCCCGTTGTAACGAATGATCTGGTGCTCAAAGACGCCAAGCGCATTGCCTGGACAGCAGATCCGGGACAAGATCCAGGTTTGTACTACAAAATTCGAAGTGACCACCCGCAGGCTAGACACGCCAATTACATCGGCACCGATACTTTGGTGAACTTGAAAATGGCGTACGACGCGGCCGGCAGCCAGACCCTGCAGGTGTTTGAGCGCCTGCCCAATGGGGGGCAAGAGACGGTCACTCGCAATCAATCGAGGTGGACCTACGGGACGCGTGACGTCAAGACCATGGGCGAGGATATCTCGGGCGCTGGTGACACGGTGCGGGTGTCTAACTACAGCAAGCTTGCCGAACAGATGAAAACAATCGCTCAAGACGTAATCACACGATGCAACGGTGTCGTGAAGGTAAAGAAGCGGATTGTCGATGAAAACGGCAAGGTCCTCGAAGACGGCGCCCCAGGTTGGGAGTTCACTCTTTCTGCGAAGAACAATGTCATCAGTTCTGGTAATGGCCCGTTGGTTCATCAGTCGATGAAGGTAACCTCCGGATCTGAATCCGATAAGGGTACTGCATCGTGGAACATTGAAAGCGAGCGTGAGCAGTCGCTGGTTCTGGCTGAAACACAGAAGCAGGGCTTCACTTTGTTCCGCCGCGGTGACACCTTGGATTCCACCGGTGACTTCAACGCCGTATGTACTCAAACCCGCGACGGGAAAACCTCACCTCTCAAGGTGGAGAATGTGGGCGAGTTCGGTTTCCGCGTAAAGATGTCGGAATCCAATAAGGTCCTGTCTTCCATTTCCTGTGTCGTCGATAACTACGAAGCACCGGACACCAAGCCGGGCAAGCTGACCTTGGAAAAGGCAGAGTACGTCGATGGTGAGGGAGTCAAGATTCTACCGGGACTTGGTGGTGCGACCTTCGATATCTACCCCTCGGCAGGTGGTCAGCCAGACCACAGTGGAGGACCGGTCTACACCATCACGCCTGATCAGAAGTCGATTGAAATCACTGAGACTGGCACTTTCTACCTTGTAGAAACGATGGCACCGGCAGGACTTAGCCTGCTGCCAGAGCCAGTAGCTTTTGAAATCTCAATTGACCAGGAGACCAAGGAGTACACCGTCTCAGTGGTAGGTGGCAGCAGCCCGCTTATCAAGGCCGAAGGCTCCGGCGAACTCATGATCATGCAGGTGACCGACACCAAGACCGGTAAGCTGCCAAAGACCGGCGGAAACGGAGTTCTTCTCTGGACACTGTTTGGTGCGGTAATCGCAAGCTGCGGTTGGTTCTGGACTCGTCGCCAGCAGTCCTAA